In a single window of the Nicotiana tomentosiformis chromosome 8, ASM39032v3, whole genome shotgun sequence genome:
- the LOC138897545 gene encoding uncharacterized protein, translated as MPTGKLAKWKILLSEFDIVYITHKAIKGQALTDHHAENLVDGDYESLTTYFPNEEVLFAGEDIAESYPGWRMFLDGVANFKGVGIEVVLISEFGQHYPASANIRLPCNHNMDEYEACILGIRMAVEMNVKELLVIGDSDLLIHQVEEEWSTKNVKILLYPHSVKEMQEVHED; from the coding sequence ATGCCGACCGGAAAGCTCGCTAAATGGAAAATTCTCCTcagcgaatttgacattgtgtacataactcatAAGGCTATCAAGGGGCAAGCTTTAACTGACCACCACGCGGAGAATCTGGTGGATGGGGATTACGAGTCACTCACTACATATTTTCCTAATGAAGAAGTATTATTTGCTGGGGAAGATATTGCAGAATCATACcctggatggagaatgtttttaGATGGAGTAGCAAACTTTAAAGGAGTCGGAATTGAGGTAGTCCTAATTTCGGAATTCGGACAACACTATCCAGCATCGGCAAATATAAGATTACCTTGTAACCATAATATGGACGAATACGAAGCATGCATCCTTGGGATCAGAATGGCAGTCGAGATGAAcgtcaaagaacttttggtcataggggaCTCCGATCTATTGATACACCAGGTTGAAGAGGAATGGTCCACCAAAAATGTCAAGATCCTTCTGTACCCGCACTCTGTGAAAGAGATGCAAGAAGTTCACGAAGATTGA